The segment actCTACCATTACAACTGATGCTGCGCTCTTCATCATTAAAAAAATCGCCAAATAATGTCAATGaattcaataaagaatttttttactgtttgaaaatataagtttactTCCAAAAATTGCATCTTCAAAAttgatatgattttcaaaaactatataaaatattattttatgacatatttaaGACATTGTACTTTTGTATTAGAAAAGAAATGGTAGAATATTTAGCACAGAAATAGAATTGTAGTAGTAATAACTATAAATAGAATTGTAGTAGTAATAACTATATGAATAGTTTCATAAGCAATGAAACTAAATGGTTAATGGGCGTTAAATGTTGAGTAATCTTCTCACCTCGTCTTTGACTATGAAACCGGTAACCATCGGAGCGAGGAAAGATGAAATGTTGCCCAGACAGTTGACGATTCCCATAAGAACACCTGAGAAGTTTGGGGAAAGATCAAGGGCGGTTGCCAGGTACCCCATATAGATGCCAGCTCCTAGGGACACCGATGTGGTGAGAAGAACTACAGCTCCAGTGACACTGCTAGAGATGAACGACATTCCCACAAGAGCAGCCGCACCTCCGCAGTGGgctgtaaacaaaatttatatgtgAATTTTACTGAGAAATTCCTCAGGTTACTTAACCTAACCTGacgtaaactattattattttatttaagaattaaaatatcacACAGTTTGCTTTCAAAATATGGCAAAATATTGTTGAATGTGTTCAGATTGCTTTAATAATTACTGAATCCTTTCttcactaaaacatttttgtacatttctaaTTTACGTAGATCTCTGAAAAAATGCTGCAAATTTTTAAGTTTGCTTTCCCATTAAATGCTTTCAAGGGATGTGGTTacgtttatttacttttttcgatagtaataaataatatagcctaCGATAGTAAGATTAAGCCATATTTATTGTCagagtgttagcaaagcctattttACGCGGAGttagaaaattgtaatttctgtCCTTACGATATCATGAAAACGATGGACAAGatctataaacttaaattttatttatgatacctgatttataaaaaggtaacactgagttcaatgacgGTTCTATGGGATTTTGTTGAACGTTAATTGATATTTCTACACTGGTTTACCATGAAGGTAACGAAAAAATGgcagagtaaataaatacaaaacaaaacgtaTTCTTATCATATGCGGTTGTataaacatgtgacatttttattcatagactAAAATGAAACAgtggaaagtcaatattaaaagtcgGTGAGAAGACTTTATTCCTGCGCATTATTGGGTTGTAATATCTATTTTACCGCAACtcctattatttaaatattctgttagGAAACctaacataatatacaaatatggattaaaaaattgttcatgttcaaactataaatttggcaaaaaaacttaatttataaatagaaaagagTGAAATTATTGCCCATGCATGTCTAACCATAAAAACTGGCTGAACGTCATTGAAGATGTAGGCTAAGACCATTTTGATAGCGTGTATGTAGCTgggtgtaaacatttattttctgtaaagttgtgtgtctgtttatctgtccggaggacattttgagaatgaaattatttgaaactatagatttaaaatgttgcatgtaacctcagcgaagtccGTTACGTGACAAGTGGTGTTGCGTACAACTACCTTGTGGTTTATATAAATACGGGTTTTGTCTTAGGACATTTCTTTCGAGACTACGGTCTCTCGTGAATTAAATTACGAAGATTGTGAAAATATCCACACTCTACACAAATATGGAGGCCTCCAATAAGAAATCATCTTTGTAAAGCCATTAAGGGGTGTTTTAAAAGTACCCTTCCTGTTAACACAGGTAACGAATATTCCGTATGTATCCCTGGACTTCATTTTATCTTAAAGAGTAATACTTATCAAAAATGAAAGATAATGAGCTTATCTTTACCTAAACTGTTCCATATCTTCCTGGATGCGCTAAGTGGCAGGATACGTCTGGCGTTGATGTAGTCTGCAGCCCAGGAAAATACAAAAGTCAGTAGACACATGATCAAGTAAGGAAGAGAAGATATGAGGCCATTCTAAAAAATTCGTATCATCTTCTTAGTACGCAGAAAAAAAAGTTGTCTATGGTTCTAAACGATGATAAAtgggaaaaatatgttttacgattatcgtgaacaataaaataacttgCTGAAATATTAACCCAAACGTGAATGAGATAAACGCTcgattttatttagattataaaaatggGCTATTTTTAATACCAAAAGTCTTTATTAAAGAGAATCTAATTTCTAAGcttcattttttacaatatagtcGTAACGTACAGGTTGCTTCATCACTGATTTCGGGCAGTGAGTGATTAAATGTATTGGCTGAATTACGTTTGTCTTCTGTCTATCTGACTGAACCGagaaaattttgcatgaagctcaTTTTTACAAATATGCACCATCGAGGTGCATGCCTCTTAATatgacttggctgagcgttagcgaaaatctTTAAGTTGGTTTCTTGGCTAACCATGACGGCAAACAGAATATTGTAGAATAAACAAATTGAGTAAAATCATAAGATACAACATGTGACATAGAAATATACTTTTGCaaactcagcaaagcctgttaagCTATaggtggtgtggcgtactcgtaCTTTTTACTAATCTtagtaatgtacaataataaaaataactcacactTTTCAAGTCAAAACGAAGAACGTGACTTAGGTAGTTTGGTAGCTGTGTGAGAAGCATCCAGTAGCCCCAGTTCTGGCAGAAGTGTACGGTGATAAGAGCCAAAACAGGTACTGACGTCATAATAGACTTCCATGGAGTCGTAAAGTGCTACACGTAAAACAAAGAGAaccaagtaaaaaaataaacaatataacattggATTCCGCATCTATTCTTaaccaaaccaatacttatatgccacacacgtttacggaactttctggacccgaacactattgaatccttaattattgacggaactactctaccatactacgaaacagtgaaaaatcttggtttgacatttaactcgaatttgacttggacggaagcggtgagggatatatgtaaaaaagtcttcgcatctgtccactcactgaaacgcttacaaagatttctacctgaacggatcaaactactgttgacaaaatcactagtacttccacacttcaattactgcaactctgtgatgaatgacatgacggtagcacttagtgagaagctgcaaaggactgaaaactactgtttacgttacgtttatgatgtgagacgagaccaacacattacaccgtactatattcagggaaatattttgaaattaaaagaacaacgatcaatcaaaatactaaatttagttcattcaattttacaatctggatttccaaaatatttttcaaactatttccaatttatatctcatgatagtgtaagaagcactcgctctggttctcgtaccttaagaatgccccaacacaggactgtagtatttgatagatcttttcaagtgatgggttgtcgtctgtggaactccctcccccaAGAAATCACtttccattgagggagatcggcggtttgtggcggcactgaaacgttttgtaccatgaacggttggtcggggcgggtccgtcctaggggtctgtgggtgtggtgctggcattgtgtgtgaggagtgtgagtaagacaaactgcatatatattatttatttcaaaaatattcttattatatatttataaattattgttattaggtattaattatagtttttggttattattaaagatggaagttgtagtattattttgtgtcatgattgtatacttatatttttatttatttttatttagaagtatcatatttataatttttttagtgtttagattaatgtttgatttaatgtatttagtaaggtatattagtgtcaatattaatttggttaatatttgtcatgttgtttattgttctgcttattgatcagacaggttaagtgtaagaaagggccatgaggccctaactttgcctgtttaaataaacaaattttcatttcatttcatttattctATTGTTGCAAATTTGTACCAATTATGAGCTTATAGGTTAAAGGAATTTTTAAGTAAGGGAGTTATTAATTAATGATCACTTGCAGATGCAATTTACTGtagatagttttaatattaaaaatgtattaacagatATCGATACTAATGCACACATGTACTttggtaatttgttttaaataaactgtaattgaTTCTTACATTATGACATTTACAAAATAGAGTCCTCTATTAATAgagaacaattatttaattacttgtgtgatttttatttatactaattaataaaatggttatttataCTTACTTTCACAAAAACAGTACAACTACTATAACAATCTCATTGCACACTCTCGTTGTCCAATTTTAATCATTACAGTGTCAAATTATCGTGTAAACTATAAGAAATAACTAGACAGTATGAAGCCTTACACGTTGGCATTACtcatttgtgtattaaaaattaatttcaaaaccaaaacaatACACAGAAATATAATATGATATCAAGTGTAATGTGTGAGGCTAGTATAGTGGTATCCTTTATTTACGTTTATGTCTCGTAAGTCCTAACTCTTCAATATCTGTCATTAATAATCTGAAAATATGGTCATTATAGTCCACGCGGGCCATCTTTCTGTTAATGTGCTTCAGATTTAAAAGACGATAGCTTATTGAAATCCATTAAAAATCACCCAACATTTTCTGAGTGTTGCAGGCACGATAAAACCATTACTTAATGGTAATTCCAAAGTAGAGTAAGAATTCGTTTGATTGTAGAGTAAATGGCATCACTGATATAGAATTATTTAGAATCTAAACTAGTCATCTTAGAAACCTTAAATGAAACCTCAGTCATAGCCAATGAGTTCGTGTATAGTACGCctacaaacaaaaagaaacttaGGGTAGATTTACCCTATATTTTATATCTGGACTTTTGCAACCTTCAGATACCGAACGATCAGACCCCTAAAAGCTTCTGACGTCTGAGTATACACCTCCTCCGGGTTGGCTTAACCTCTAGAAGCTCCGAGCTACTATAATATGAATTATCTGTATCTCTCAGTCCCATACACCACACACTGGCATATAGAAGTCTCCGAAATTATACAGTCACATGTATCTGGGTATATCCGAATCCCGAGTGATACTCTTTTCAAAGATTTCGTGGACAAACTGGCTTGTGGTGTATATTTTCTTTGTCTGTTTTTACCATTTACAACAATCCATTCTTTGCAAGCCCCCATTTTAGTAATTAACAAGTAACTGCAATTGTAAGCTCTATTCCCATCTCATGAGGGTTCTTTCAGAAGTTTATAAACCAGCCAGAGCGAAAGCAAAACCAAGATAATGTACAatttcgtgtgtgtgtgtgaaaatacAGGACAGATTGGTAGGAACTGTTTTCAAAAGGAAAATCTGATgagcattttataataaatcaaaatcgagctgtggttttttaaaaatgtggGTAGATACAGAAATGTAAATCATGACAAAGAAAATAGACAGAACCGGCAGGCCAGTAGTTCAAACCTCAATGCATTAAAGCATCGTAAACAGATGTACACATTACCGGTAATAAAAGCTGACTTGGCTAAACACAGttatcaaaacatattaatttgatACTGGACATTGCCCGTAGGATTATCCAGtgatataaaagaataaaaagttgttttgcTACTGCCGATTATCAGGAACGGAAATTAAAAGAGGAAATAGcatataagataatattaaacacaaagtattttttataaaattatatgtttctaaCACACTTAAGTCTTAATCAAATTAAGCGATACTCTGGAGAGCAATAAAATATGGTACATTTGCTGTTTGAAGTGTTCACTTGTTGATTCAACCACGCAAGATTTTATCATAGCTCTATTTATTAGGACAATTTCTCAGACCTGCCTATCATAGCAATGATCATAGTATAATTTCTTAAGAACTTGTCATATATTTGATGAATAATCTTCAAATTATAATGAATCTTTATTTAACAACATGTAATCTATTAGACGCTTTAAGAACTTTAAATCGAATTTGCTGAACGACTTTCAATacacattaaacttttaaaatggaaGATATCttgatgtttagaaaataaaaaaagcaaaaatatccaaacatttccaaaatttacatcaagagATGTATGGCTATATGAATGAAGACCATAGtagtatttcattatttcatgTATTCTGTGATGACCATTATAAACTTTAAGCTGGAATccatataagtaaaatttttattaattctatagGAACACCGAGTACAAAATCTAGTGAGTTACCTAAATGACGAATTTactgatttaattaatataaaattcgtTTTATGTATCCtacataattttaactaataatataacttCTAAGACGACGTAGTTGTATCATAAACTGACACTATTTTCAGTAGAAACTTGTGATAGTGAAGAAACTATGTAGTGACGCTCTCCGTCGCTGATGGTGGGGTGGCAGTCCGGAGAGTCGGCGCCTACAAACAGCCAGGCCACAGACCACAATACACCGCACAGTCCGGTACAGTAGAAGATACTGGGCCAGCCCCACGGACTGGCGGCCAAGTACCCGGCTATGGGCATTGTGAGAAAGGTACCGAATTGAATGCCTGAAACGTTCAAATTTCAAGCATTAATAATGAATGATGAATACAATTTGTATTACGTTTT is part of the Homalodisca vitripennis isolate AUS2020 chromosome 8, UT_GWSS_2.1, whole genome shotgun sequence genome and harbors:
- the LOC124367643 gene encoding putative inorganic phosphate cotransporter isoform X3; the protein is MVGSQEILKEPADFGTLPVIGTRHWQALMTFLSLVIAYSMRVNLSVGIVAMTENTEANGYIPVLPWDSSTKGIILSSFFWGYLILQIPAGLMSRKFGPKYLLFWATIVCSALTLLVPYIAENFSWVVLCMTRVAMGLVQGAFYPCVNAHTSKWAPPLEKSRIFSFVFVGIQFGTFLTMPIAGYLAASPWGWPSIFYCTGLCGVLWSVAWLFVGADSPDCHPTISDGERHYIVSSLSQVSTENSHFTTPWKSIMTSVPVLALITVHFCQNWGYWMLLTQLPNYLSHVLRFDLKSNGLISSLPYLIMCLLTFVFSWAADYINARRILPLSASRKIWNSLAHCGGAAALVGMSFISSSVTGAVVLLTTSVSLGAGIYMGYLATALDLSPNFSGVLMGIVNCLGNISSFLAPMVTGFIVKDEASRDEWMIAFYISAGIFFVGNLIFIVFGSSDVQPWNNPLHVKT